From a region of the Rhinatrema bivittatum chromosome 15, aRhiBiv1.1, whole genome shotgun sequence genome:
- the LOC115076770 gene encoding cysteine-rich motor neuron 1 protein-like, with protein MGSGLFFCLILTCAAHELLAFNCTECDKSKCPPRPISCPGRAATDPCGCCRQCAKQMWEPCGGENWELGYCDFRYRCAAVNGTGNVEIPDIGICKYGAASGNYWMDDDENCPPVYGCLIRMGGCDCTTIRTCVDYFSYSDEPTCRKSTLSDWAYYESSSETETETETKPKFCFNAGCNLVEGRCICESGNCEAKYMFRDQKECDAVLVSLKCANVTCPELPEVKCSNDSVITPTYTPFGECCPTVPRFCTCDFDKCPDCSYRERKITYRNATGFPGDCCDLFYCVPKQ; from the exons ATGGGTTCAGGTTTGTTTTTCTGCCTCATCTTAACGTGTGCAGCACATGAACTTCTGGCTTTTAATTGCACAGAGTGTGACAAAAGTAAGTGCCCTCCCAGACCCATTTCCTGCCCTGGACGCGCAGCAACCGATCCATGTGGATGCTGCAGACAATGCGCCAAACAAATGTGGGAGCCCTGTGGGGGTGAGAACTGGGAACTGGGATACTGTGACTTTCGCTACAGGTGTGCAGCTGTGAACGGGACGGGAAATGTTGAAATTCCAGACATCGGAATCTGCAAATATGGAG CTGCATCTGGTAACTACTGGATGGACGATGATGAAAACTGCCCCCCAGTGTATGGTTGTCTGATTCGGATGGGTGGCTGCGACTGTACGACCATCCGTACCTGCGTCGACTACTTCTCGTATTCAGACGAACCAACCTGCAGGAAATCCACACTCTCCGATTGGG CCTATTATGAAAGCTCCTCTGAGACTGAGACTGAGACTGAGACCAAGCCCAAATTCTGCTTCAATGCTGGATGCAACCTAGTAGAAGGACGATGCATATGCGAATCCGGCAATTGCGAAGCTAAATACATGTTCAGAGACCAGAAAGAGTGCGACGCCGTCCTGG TAAGCCTGAAATGCGCCAATGTCACTTGTCCAGAGCTGCCAGAGGTGAAGTGTTCCAATGACTCTGTCATCACCCCAACATATACCCCATTCGGGGAGTGCTGCCCCACTGTCCCCAGGTTCTGCACCTGTGACTTTGATAAATGCCCCGACTGCTcatatagagagagaaaaataacctaCCGGAATGCAACAGGATTTCCAGGAGATTGCTGTGATCTGTTTTATTGTGTTCCAAAGCAGTAA